The proteins below come from a single uncultured Carboxylicivirga sp. genomic window:
- a CDS encoding DUF5689 domain-containing protein, with the protein MKKLNSKLLFITLLTTVLTWSCDMNNEDAPPYIEFVPAPNVSSVTHIKSLYDQEMEKYYRDRVPVEITEDICLKGIISADDKTSNGNLYKEAYLQDETGGIKLVFVSTGGIYANDSVVINMKGLYIGDYGDFIQIGGIPYTDTNGNLRVSGIDKYDCLKRTKIDGQELQPLLISIDQIGEEHMGMLIELQDVQFRDDEIGKTYATPETDDQEASTENRIMTDCNGNEITVRSSGYSSFAGDLLPQGKGSIVGILTKYTSTYQLVIRNIDEVQLDGNRCGDDNDVTPTPIDIALGSAVESIIEDFGTQTSNNDITIDGWNNFATVGTRTWRCKTYNDEVYAQATGFSSGEAAIESWLLLPPVSNSGSKTISFQTEYAYWAHADGNTPLKLVYSTDFTGGDPTIASWTELNATFATNGVDLQNTWVNSGSINLPDSNNPLVIAFVYTGSDTEKTSMRIDNIIIN; encoded by the coding sequence ATGAAAAAACTAAATAGCAAACTACTTTTTATTACCCTACTTACAACTGTCCTTACCTGGTCGTGCGACATGAATAACGAAGATGCACCTCCATACATTGAATTTGTACCAGCACCTAACGTTAGTTCCGTTACCCATATTAAGTCATTGTATGACCAAGAAATGGAAAAATACTATCGCGATCGTGTACCGGTTGAAATTACAGAAGACATCTGTTTAAAAGGGATTATCAGTGCCGATGATAAAACATCGAACGGTAACCTTTATAAAGAAGCCTACCTGCAAGACGAAACCGGTGGTATAAAATTAGTATTTGTATCTACCGGTGGTATCTATGCCAACGACTCGGTTGTTATTAATATGAAAGGCTTATACATTGGCGATTATGGCGATTTCATCCAGATTGGTGGTATACCTTATACAGATACTAATGGCAACTTGCGTGTATCCGGAATTGACAAGTATGACTGTCTAAAACGTACCAAAATCGATGGTCAGGAATTACAACCATTATTGATTAGCATTGACCAAATTGGCGAAGAACATATGGGTATGTTAATCGAACTACAAGATGTGCAATTCAGAGATGATGAAATTGGTAAAACCTATGCTACACCAGAAACTGATGATCAAGAAGCCTCAACCGAAAACCGCATTATGACAGATTGTAATGGCAATGAAATTACAGTTCGTTCAAGTGGATATTCTTCGTTTGCAGGTGATTTATTACCACAAGGAAAAGGAAGCATTGTTGGTATACTAACTAAGTATACTTCTACATACCAATTAGTAATTCGTAATATCGACGAAGTACAATTAGATGGTAATCGTTGCGGGGATGATAATGATGTAACTCCAACTCCAATTGACATTGCATTAGGCAGTGCTGTTGAATCGATCATCGAAGATTTTGGTACACAAACATCCAATAATGACATTACCATCGATGGTTGGAACAACTTTGCCACTGTCGGGACTCGTACCTGGAGATGCAAAACCTACAATGATGAGGTATATGCTCAAGCTACAGGTTTTTCTTCAGGAGAAGCAGCTATTGAATCTTGGTTGTTGTTGCCTCCTGTTAGCAATTCGGGAAGTAAAACCATAAGTTTCCAAACAGAATATGCATATTGGGCACACGCAGATGGGAACACTCCTCTTAAATTAGTTTATTCTACCGATTTTACAGGAGGTGATCCTACTATAGCAAGCTGGACAGAGTTAAATGCAACTTTTGCTACCAATGGAGTTGACTTACAAAACACTTGGGTTAACTCAGGTTCAATTAACCTACCTGACTCAAACAATCCACTTGTAATTGCATTTGTTTATACAGGTTCAGATACAGAAAAGACATCAATGCGAATTGACAACATTATAATCAACTAA